One Syntrophales bacterium DNA window includes the following coding sequences:
- the proC gene encoding pyrroline-5-carboxylate reductase, producing the protein MLKGKKISIIGGGKMGEVLTSGVISGDLISPESITVSDILPERLGYLEEKYWVKVTADNKKAIKNADIVILAVKPQNMADVLEDMSDMIDKTTLIISIAAGITIKFIEKYCKKNVRIIRAMPNTPALVGEGATALALGNNATEDDLALARHIFSSVGITVIVKEDLMDAVTGLSGSGPAYAFIIIEALSDAGVKMGLSRDIALTLAAQTLLGAAKLCLKGDKHPAELKDMVTSPGGTTIAGIKAIEEGKLRATLMSAVEEATLRSKELGKM; encoded by the coding sequence ATGTTAAAAGGTAAGAAGATAAGTATTATAGGCGGTGGGAAAATGGGAGAGGTTCTCACCAGCGGCGTTATTTCAGGCGACCTGATTTCCCCTGAAAGTATAACGGTTTCCGATATATTACCAGAAAGGCTGGGCTATCTTGAAGAGAAGTACTGGGTCAAGGTAACAGCAGACAACAAAAAGGCAATAAAAAATGCAGATATCGTTATTCTTGCAGTAAAACCCCAGAATATGGCGGATGTTCTTGAAGATATGTCCGATATGATTGATAAGACCACGCTGATCATATCAATTGCAGCCGGTATAACCATAAAATTCATAGAAAAATATTGCAAAAAGAATGTACGTATAATCAGGGCTATGCCGAATACACCGGCATTAGTCGGTGAAGGGGCCACGGCACTTGCACTTGGAAATAATGCAACTGAAGATGATCTTGCCCTGGCTCGTCATATTTTCAGCTCTGTAGGGATTACGGTCATCGTAAAGGAAGACCTTATGGATGCTGTAACCGGGCTTAGTGGAAGTGGTCCTGCTTATGCATTTATAATAATTGAAGCGCTATCAGATGCCGGTGTTAAAATGGGTCTGAGCAGGGATATCGCCCTGACTCTGGCAGCACAGACTCTCCTCGGCGCTGCAAAACTCTGCCTTAAAGGAGATAAACACCCGGCAGAGTTGAAGGATATGGTTACTTCTCCGGGAGGTACAACCATTGCAGGAATAAAGGCAATTGAAGAGGGCAAACTCAGGGCAACCCTTATGTCTGCCGTAGAAGAGGCGACCCTCCGCTCCAAGGAATTGGGGAAAATGTAG
- a CDS encoding DUF167 domain-containing protein encodes MLPIKETKDGVVFNIRVVPRSSRCELVEIQEDALKIKITAPPVEGKANEECIKFIAGKLGVRKSRVAIIAGHKSKKKTIAVSGLTSSEFRVLSSKFKSKP; translated from the coding sequence ATGTTGCCGATTAAGGAAACTAAAGATGGTGTTGTTTTCAACATCAGGGTTGTACCAAGGTCATCAAGATGTGAGCTCGTAGAAATTCAGGAAGATGCCCTTAAAATAAAGATTACCGCTCCGCCTGTCGAGGGGAAGGCTAACGAAGAGTGTATAAAATTCATTGCCGGTAAACTCGGTGTCAGAAAATCCCGGGTTGCTATCATTGCCGGACACAAATCGAAGAAAAAAACCATCGCCGTATCAGGATTAACAAGTTCCGAGTTCAGAGTTCTGAGTTCAAAATTCAAATCGAAACCCTGA
- a CDS encoding DnaJ domain-containing protein: MTTKNYYKILGVSKDAGEKEIKKAYRHLALKYHPDRNPGNKEAEERFKDIAEAYGVLMDKGKRRQYEQFYREDARYGYTSADKGFYYNQEDIFREMFNNPRTKDMFSELQNEFQRQGVRFDENFFNEVFFRGRGVFFGGVFFTGPGGTKIHTFRNSARGQVDESFRTKIQPTGVFENIIQKASKFVLKKLSGSAPHKISTVAGKGRDVNYNITLSMMEASSGKEIVISYRRDDDRSEKLSVKVPPGVKNGTRLKLKGKGLPDIGGGSSGDLYLIVKLQ; encoded by the coding sequence ATGACAACAAAAAACTATTATAAAATACTGGGCGTTAGTAAAGATGCTGGAGAAAAAGAAATAAAAAAGGCATACAGGCATCTTGCCCTGAAATACCACCCTGACAGAAACCCGGGAAACAAGGAGGCGGAAGAACGTTTTAAGGATATCGCTGAGGCCTATGGTGTCCTTATGGACAAGGGAAAAAGAAGACAGTATGAACAGTTCTACCGGGAAGATGCCCGTTATGGTTATACCAGTGCCGATAAAGGTTTTTATTATAATCAGGAAGACATCTTCAGGGAAATGTTCAACAATCCCCGGACAAAAGATATGTTCAGCGAACTGCAGAACGAATTTCAAAGGCAGGGGGTCAGGTTTGATGAAAATTTCTTTAATGAGGTTTTCTTCAGAGGCCGTGGAGTTTTCTTCGGCGGCGTTTTCTTCACCGGGCCGGGCGGAACTAAAATTCATACATTCCGAAACAGTGCACGAGGGCAAGTAGATGAGAGCTTTCGCACAAAAATACAGCCCACCGGTGTTTTTGAAAACATCATCCAGAAGGCAAGCAAGTTTGTGTTAAAAAAACTTTCAGGTTCTGCTCCTCACAAGATTTCAACTGTTGCGGGGAAGGGTAGGGATGTAAATTATAATATTACTCTTTCCATGATGGAGGCATCATCAGGTAAGGAAATCGTAATATCTTACAGGAGAGATGACGACAGGTCAGAAAAATTGTCCGTAAAGGTGCCCCCGGGCGTTAAAAACGGCACAAGATTGAAGCTTAAGGGCAAGGGTCTTCCCGACATCGGGGGAGGGTCCTCCGGAGATCTTTATTTAATTGTTAAGCTTCAATAG
- the serS gene encoding serine--tRNA ligase, whose product MLDIKVLRQNIDFVRRKMLERDADIDLDGFSSLDSRRRDILQEVETLRSERNSVSKEIGQKKKNGEDASELVNRMSEVSARIKELDESLKDTEENLNNLMMIIPNLQHESVPYGTGEEDNPIVREWGEKPVFDFEPKPHWEIGESLGILDFARGASITGARFTLYRGLGATLERALINFMLDLHTSEHNYTEVLTPFMVNKASMTGTGQLPKFAEDLFKIEGMEYYLIPTAEVPVTNIYREEILNEKDLPCYFVAYSPCFRSEAGSHGKDTRGLIRQHQFNKVEMVKFTTPEISYDELEKLTLNAEEILKRLNIHFRTVNLCTGDLGFSSAKTYDLEVWLPGHDTYREISSCSNFEDFQARRANIRFRREESGKLEFVHTLNGSGLAVGRTLVAILENYQQKDGSVIIPEVLRPYMKGVDRIFLVR is encoded by the coding sequence ATGCTGGATATTAAAGTTTTAAGGCAGAACATCGATTTTGTCCGAAGGAAGATGCTGGAAAGGGATGCAGATATTGACTTAGACGGTTTTAGCAGCCTTGATTCCAGGAGAAGAGATATCCTGCAGGAAGTTGAAACGCTGAGGAGTGAGAGGAACAGTGTCTCAAAGGAAATAGGCCAGAAGAAGAAGAACGGAGAAGATGCATCGGAACTTGTGAACAGGATGAGCGAGGTCTCTGCCCGGATAAAAGAACTTGACGAATCTCTCAAGGATACCGAGGAGAATCTCAATAATCTGATGATGATAATTCCGAATCTTCAGCACGAATCTGTTCCGTATGGAACAGGTGAGGAAGATAACCCTATTGTGAGGGAGTGGGGAGAAAAACCCGTATTCGATTTTGAACCGAAACCTCACTGGGAAATAGGGGAGAGTCTCGGTATTCTCGATTTTGCAAGGGGTGCCAGCATTACAGGGGCGAGGTTTACGCTCTATCGCGGTCTGGGCGCGACGTTGGAACGGGCCCTGATAAATTTTATGCTCGACCTCCACACCTCTGAGCATAACTATACCGAAGTCTTAACACCCTTTATGGTGAACAAGGCAAGTATGACAGGGACAGGACAGCTCCCCAAATTTGCCGAGGATCTCTTTAAGATAGAAGGAATGGAATATTATCTCATTCCAACAGCAGAGGTACCTGTCACCAATATATACAGGGAAGAGATACTGAATGAGAAGGATCTCCCCTGTTACTTTGTCGCCTATTCGCCCTGTTTCCGGAGTGAAGCGGGTTCCCATGGAAAGGACACAAGGGGACTTATCAGACAGCACCAGTTCAATAAAGTCGAGATGGTAAAGTTCACAACACCGGAGATATCCTACGACGAACTGGAAAAGCTGACTCTCAATGCGGAAGAAATACTGAAAAGGCTCAACATCCATTTTAGGACGGTCAATCTTTGTACGGGGGATTTAGGCTTTTCATCTGCCAAGACGTACGATCTGGAGGTCTGGCTCCCCGGACACGATACATATAGAGAAATTTCATCCTGCAGTAATTTCGAGGATTTCCAGGCCCGGCGGGCGAATATCAGGTTCCGCCGCGAGGAGAGTGGAAAGTTGGAGTTTGTGCATACCTTAAACGGTTCCGGACTTGCTGTTGGAAGAACCCTGGTGGCGATCTTAGAGAACTATCAACAGAAAGATGGGAGCGTTATAATTCCCGAGGTACTGAGACCCTACATGAAGGGAGTTGACAGAATTTTTCTCGTACGATAA
- the murJ gene encoding murein biosynthesis integral membrane protein MurJ, with protein MHRETENRRVAKAAGVVGAATLLSRIFGFIRDMVVAGFFGAGLATDAFFVAFRIPNLLRRLFAEGSLTISFVPVFTEYLKKKSKEDALGLANTVFTLLSIILVIVSLAGILFSPLIVKIIAPGFSRVPDKYELTVFLTRLMFPYIFFISLVALCMGILNSLRHFAAPALAPVVLNISIIGSAVLLRNLFPEPIISLAVGVLIGGVLQLAMQFPFLTKVGVKLRPGFDFKHPGIKRIGTLMLPAVFGAAVYQLNIFISTLLASLLPGGSVSYLYYADRIVQLPLGVFAIAVGTASLPTLSEQASSGDLEEMKKTISFSLRLIFFITIPAMIAMIALRIPIISVLFQRGEFDHQSTILTAQALLYYAVGLWAFSAIRVVVSAFYSLQDTKTPVKVAIIALIVNIILSVMLMYPMKHGGLALATSVASAVNIIILFFVLKRRIGPFLDEEFRDSVFKTVLASLAMWGTLSLVNYILPWNNEGTFNERFLVLISGVAVGLITFLIISFMLKSTEIMKIFEIVKRRTYSNK; from the coding sequence ATGCATAGAGAAACGGAAAATAGACGGGTCGCTAAAGCAGCTGGGGTTGTCGGCGCGGCAACGCTTCTCAGCAGGATATTCGGCTTCATCAGAGACATGGTAGTCGCCGGGTTTTTCGGAGCCGGTTTAGCCACGGACGCTTTTTTTGTTGCTTTCAGGATACCGAATCTCTTAAGGCGTCTCTTTGCCGAAGGATCCCTTACTATATCTTTCGTTCCCGTCTTTACCGAATACCTGAAAAAAAAGTCTAAGGAAGATGCGTTAGGGCTGGCCAATACGGTATTTACCCTGCTTTCCATCATACTTGTAATTGTCTCGCTGGCTGGCATCCTCTTTTCCCCTCTGATAGTTAAGATAATAGCACCAGGGTTTTCCAGGGTGCCCGACAAGTATGAACTGACGGTATTTCTCACCCGGCTCATGTTCCCCTACATTTTCTTTATCTCTCTGGTTGCGCTCTGTATGGGGATCCTCAATTCCCTCAGGCATTTTGCCGCACCGGCCCTTGCTCCGGTCGTACTCAACATCTCTATCATAGGTTCCGCCGTTCTCCTCCGCAATCTGTTTCCGGAACCGATAATATCGCTGGCCGTCGGTGTACTGATCGGGGGTGTTCTTCAACTTGCCATGCAGTTTCCTTTTTTAACAAAGGTGGGCGTAAAACTCCGTCCCGGTTTTGACTTCAAACATCCCGGTATTAAGAGAATAGGAACACTCATGCTCCCTGCGGTGTTCGGGGCAGCGGTCTATCAGCTCAACATATTCATAAGCACCCTCCTCGCATCTCTTCTTCCCGGCGGGAGCGTATCATATCTGTACTATGCCGACAGGATCGTGCAGCTTCCTCTCGGTGTTTTCGCCATAGCCGTGGGAACGGCATCCCTTCCCACTCTGTCGGAACAGGCCTCAAGCGGTGACCTCGAAGAGATGAAGAAAACCATTTCATTTTCGCTGAGGCTGATTTTCTTCATCACCATTCCGGCGATGATTGCTATGATTGCGCTCCGCATCCCGATAATATCGGTTCTATTCCAGAGAGGAGAATTTGATCATCAGTCAACAATCCTCACAGCGCAGGCACTGCTCTATTATGCCGTCGGCCTCTGGGCATTTTCGGCAATCAGGGTGGTTGTTTCGGCATTCTATTCATTACAGGACACAAAAACCCCTGTGAAGGTCGCAATTATAGCCCTGATCGTGAATATCATCTTAAGCGTTATGCTGATGTATCCCATGAAGCACGGAGGATTGGCACTTGCTACTTCCGTTGCATCTGCCGTAAATATTATAATATTATTTTTCGTCCTCAAGAGGAGGATCGGACCGTTTTTAGACGAAGAATTCAGGGATTCTGTCTTTAAGACTGTCTTGGCGTCCCTGGCAATGTGGGGGACACTATCCCTTGTCAATTATATTCTTCCATGGAATAATGAGGGGACATTTAACGAAAGGTTTTTGGTGCTAATATCGGGAGTGGCGGTTGGACTGATAACATTTTTAATCATTTCCTTTATGTTGAAAAGCACTGAGATTATGAAAATTTTTGAAATCGTAAAGAGAAGAACATATAGTAATAAATGA
- a CDS encoding YggT family protein, translating to MFILGNLLEAFAKILYMGLNLYMWVIIIRAVISWVNPDPYNPIIRFLYQITEPVLSPIRRWIPLRGMGIDISPMIVIAAIYFLNTFLVQSILDIAAYLKM from the coding sequence ATGTTCATACTGGGAAATCTTTTAGAGGCATTCGCCAAGATTCTTTATATGGGGCTCAATCTCTATATGTGGGTAATAATAATCAGGGCGGTTATCTCATGGGTTAATCCCGATCCCTATAATCCTATCATAAGATTCCTCTACCAGATTACAGAACCTGTCCTCTCCCCGATAAGGAGATGGATTCCCTTAAGGGGCATGGGAATAGATATTTCCCCTATGATTGTCATCGCGGCTATTTATTTCTTAAACACGTTTCTGGTACAGAGTATTCTGGACATAGCTGCTTACTTAAAAATGTAA